A DNA window from Camelina sativa cultivar DH55 chromosome 13, Cs, whole genome shotgun sequence contains the following coding sequences:
- the LOC104738215 gene encoding uncharacterized protein LOC104738215: MTTSLTRGVEKVLQSLVKYAKVPTVQDIDANQVQVTGGSSLHVVNLKYKRCTCCRFDLEKLPFAHAIAACEKRKISRISMCHLYFRRSYLCDSYATAIMPRDFATPVP; the protein is encoded by the exons ATGACAACATCTCTAACACGTGGTGTCGAGAAAGTTCTACAG aGTCTTGTAAAGTATGCTAAGGTACCTACTGTTCAAGATATTGATGCTAATCAAGTACAAGTTACAGGTGGATCATCTCTCCACGttgtaaatttgaaatataaaaggTGTACATGTTGCAGGTTTGACTTGGAGAAGTTGCCTTTTGCACACGCGATTGCGGCTTGTGAAAAGAGGAAAATATCTCGAATATCGATGTGTCATCTCTATTTTCGTAGGAGTTACTTGTGTGATTCCTATGCAACTGCCATCATGCCAAGAGATTTTGCTACACCAGTTCCTTAA